In Deltaproteobacteria bacterium, the following are encoded in one genomic region:
- a CDS encoding Crp/Fnr family transcriptional regulator: MLSVPKEQFRLLIAETGRRMGLTDVAVAELVRRAQLGRWRKGQEIFTTDDAADLVNFLVSGAVKVTCPAGNGMVGVQLVRPGQFFGLNWYAERGRPRLFGASAFTDCTVAMVTSEMMAVLIASAPPQSVMRIMSYSWRALSRLLHEKCSLLGLRLEERLKRELGVLARDFGREQDDGVIIDVPLTHADLAEFAIASRANVARVMKSFERNGLVARAGRKVFLTSAFFEREHNPDFDLLVQSDLLRLPSRQLA, encoded by the coding sequence ATGCTGAGCGTACCGAAAGAGCAGTTTCGGCTGTTGATTGCCGAAACCGGGCGGCGCATGGGGCTCACCGATGTGGCGGTGGCCGAGCTGGTGCGGCGGGCGCAACTCGGGCGCTGGCGCAAGGGCCAGGAGATCTTCACCACCGACGACGCCGCCGACCTGGTGAACTTCCTGGTTTCCGGTGCCGTCAAAGTCACCTGCCCGGCGGGTAACGGCATGGTCGGCGTGCAGCTGGTGCGGCCGGGGCAGTTCTTTGGCCTCAACTGGTACGCCGAGCGCGGTCGGCCGCGCCTGTTCGGTGCCAGTGCCTTTACCGATTGCACCGTCGCCATGGTCACCAGCGAGATGATGGCGGTACTAATCGCCAGCGCTCCGCCACAATCAGTGATGCGGATAATGTCGTACAGCTGGCGCGCTCTCAGCCGGCTGCTGCATGAGAAGTGCTCGCTGCTCGGCTTGCGGCTGGAGGAGCGGCTCAAGCGTGAGCTTGGCGTTCTCGCTCGCGACTTCGGGCGCGAACAGGATGACGGTGTCATCATCGATGTGCCGCTGACCCACGCCGACTTGGCCGAGTTCGCCATCGCCTCGCGCGCCAACGTCGCGCGGGTGATGAAGAGCTTCGAGCGCAACGGCCTGGTGGCCCGCGCCGGCCGCAAGGTGTTCCTCACCTCCGCCTTCTTCGAGCGAGAGCACAATCCCGACTTCGATCTGCTCGTCCAATCCGATCTGCTGCGGCTGCCCTCGCGGCAGCTCGCCTGA